The following nucleotide sequence is from Candidatus Rokuibacteriota bacterium.
TGGTCTACAGGACCGTCCCCGGTACGCCGCACGATCGCGACGACAGCAGGCTTGAAGCGGGCAAGGAGGGCGACGAGATCCGCCATCGGTGCGTAGAGTCTACCTCACAGCCGGAGCCCTACGCGGCTCTGATCATCCCCGGGAGCACGCGCGTGCGGTCGCGGCCGGACCCCTCCGGGGGCAGAGCGTAGCTAACATAAGCGTCCATGGGCCGCTGGCCCACCCTGCCGCATGAAAATCGGGTACTTGCGCGCCGATTTTCTGAGCAACGCCTGTTCTCGGACCCGGCGGCCCTGCGGGCCCGTGTCACAGCTTGAGTCAGCCGCCGGCACAGGCGCGCTCGAGCTCCGCCATGAGCGCTGAGTCCCGATGATAGAAGACGCAAAGATCCTGTCTTGCTCGAGTCATCGCGATGTAGAGGAGCCGTCGGGCCTCTGGATCCTCGCGATCTTGGAGCTGATGGGCGTCCAGCAAGACCACGCAGTCGGCGTCGAGGCCCTTGGAGCTGTGGATGGTTGAGACGCGCACGCCTTCTGCCCGCTCCGTCTGGCCGAGCAGGTAGGCGGACACACCCAGGCTGTTCAGCCATGTCGTAAACGTTTTCATCTCGAGTCGCCCCGGCCCCAAAACGAGTATCTCCTCTGCGGCTACCCCGCGGGCAAGCCGGTACCGAATCCATTCCAGAGCATGCTCCCGGCTCTCCTCGATGGAGGCGCACCGGTGAATCTCGACCCCTGGCCCATTTCTGATCGCTCGATCAGGCGCCACGTACTCGTCGGGCGAACCAAGAGCGGCCCGTTCAGTGGCATCGATCCCCTGGATCATGCCGTACGCGGCCGACAGAATTGGCTGCGTGTTCCGATAGTTGTCCCGCAACACACGGGTCCGCCCCACGATCTGGATGCCGACCTCTCGCCAACTGACCTTTCGCCTGTAGATATTCTGCGACGAATCGAGCGCGATGAAGAGACTGCTCGTGGCGGGATCGAGAGCTCGCAGCACAGCGCGGTACCAATCGTCAGCGAAGTCCTGCCCCTCGTCCACGAGGATGGCCTGATAGGCGCCTTGGGGAACTCGACCCTCCTCGAACGCTCGGAGGAGAAGCTCCGCTACTTCTCGTGTCCAATACTGATCCCACTGCTTCCCTCGCCCCGGCGGCTTCGGGACGTCCACACCACTCTGGGTGAGCTGTCCCAGGGCCCAGCTGTGAAACGTGAGGACATCCAGGTTCGCGTCGGGCTGCATGGCTTGCCGGAGTGAAGTCGAGAGCGCCTTGTTGAAGCAGAGGACGAGAATTCGCCACTCGGGGTGCCGTTCCCGCAGGTACCGCGCTCGGCAGACAAGAACGACGGATTTCCCGCTGCCGGCGACGCCACGAAGCAGCTGGTGGCCTTCGCCCAGGGAGCGCGCGCGTCGCTCTTGCTGGCTATCCATCACGCCCAGGATCTGGTCGTCCGGAACGCCCCAGCCGATGCGGATCTCCGGATAGAGGACACCTCGGATCTCGTCCACCTGGAGGGGGGTGAGGCGGTCG
It contains:
- a CDS encoding 3'-5' exonuclease; the encoded protein is MAFMIPETLSTQPSSATAGERKVFVALRDYLPEDYLVYYDISVQGRHPDFIIVGPDLGLVVLEVKDWRLGSISAIGEEGVRLRHPDGEIVVGNPIWQVREYVLKTVDLLKKRPLLRRDGEGLACGWGYGVVFPYLRTEDVRTASLFGPTLEDALEPGRVLTADDLTAKALPARLRSLLPGWATRLDRLTPLQVDEIRGVLYPEIRIGWGVPDDQILGVMDSQQERRARSLGEGHQLLRGVAGSGKSVVLVCRARYLRERHPEWRILVLCFNKALSTSLRQAMQPDANLDVLTFHSWALGQLTQSGVDVPKPPGRGKQWDQYWTREVAELLLRAFEEGRVPQGAYQAILVDEGQDFADDWYRAVLRALDPATSSLFIALDSSQNIYRRKVSWREVGIQIVGRTRVLRDNYRNTQPILSAAYGMIQGIDATERAALGSPDEYVAPDRAIRNGPGVEIHRCASIEESREHALEWIRYRLARGVAAEEILVLGPGRLEMKTFTTWLNSLGVSAYLLGQTERAEGVRVSTIHSSKGLDADCVVLLDAHQLQDREDPEARRLLYIAMTRARQDLCVFYHRDSALMAELERACAGG